A stretch of DNA from Chloroflexota bacterium:
AGCTCGATTCTGCGCTAAACCACGTCCGCTTGATCCACAGCGAGACGTACACCAGCCCGATCAGCACCGGCACCTCGATCAGCGGGCCGATCACGGTCGCCAGCGCTTCCTGCGAGGCGATCGTAAATGTGCCGATGGCCACCGCAATCGCCAGCTCGAAGTTGTTGCTCGCCGCCGTAAACGACTGCGTCGCCGCCAGTTCGTACGGGAACTTGCGCCAGAGCGACAGGCCGAACGACACGAAGAACATGATGATGAAGTAGACGACCAGCGGGACGGCGACACGCAGCACGTCAAGCGGCGCGGCCAGAATCTTGTCGCCCTGCATCGAGAACATGACGACGATGGTAAACAGCAGGCCGACCAGCGCTGTCGGTCCCAGGCGTGGCATCAACTGCGTCTCGTACCAGACCAGGCCGCGCCGGCGGATCAGCACGAAGCGCGTCGCGATGCCCGCCGCGAGCGGGATGCCAAGGAAGATGAGTACGCTCTGCGCGATGTCCCACATGCCGATGCTGACCGCCGTGCCGGCCATGCCAAACCAGCCGGGGACGACGACCAGGAACAGGTAGGCCAGCGGGCTGTACATAACGATCTGGAAGACACTGTTGAGTGCGACCAGCGCAGCGCAGTATTCGCTATCGCCGCCGGCCAGCATATTCCAGATCAGCACCATCGCGATGCAGCGGGCCAGGCCGACGATGATCAACCCGGTACGGTAGTGCGGCAGGTCGGGCAAAAGCAACCAGGCCAGCACGAACATGATGATCGGCCCGATGATCCAGTTGAGCGCCAGGGAGACGCCGAACTGCTCCCACGCCTGCGCGACCTTCCCCAACTCCTCGTACTTCACCTTCGCGAGCACCGGGTACATCATCCAGAGCAGACCGACCGCAATCGGCAGCGAGACGGTGCCGACGGACAGCGCGTTGAACGCGTCTTTGACGCCCGGCCAGAGCGCGCCGAGCAGAATGCCCAGCGCCATGGCGGCGAAGATCCACAGTGGCAGGAAGCGGTCGAGCAGGGAGAGTTGCTGCAATACTCCGCCTGATGAAGCTTGCCGGGCGGCAGGATATTCATTCATTTTGTTCGGTTGCCTCGCCGATCATTGATCAACTAGAAGATGTATGGGCTATGAACTCACTCGCGCGTTGCGCTCGTTGACGCGCTGGCCAGCCATGCAGCTACCTCGCCTTCGCCCGGAATACGCCCCGCGCAGAACAGTTTCTCATCAATGACGAGTCCGGGGGTTGACAACACGCCGTACTTCATGATTTCAGCATAGTCGGTTACTTTGACAACTTGGGCTGCTAAACCAAGCCGGGTGACGGCCTGCCGGGCTACCGCTTCCACCTTCTTGCAGTTGGCGCAGCCGGAGCCAAGGACTTTGATGGTCAGCATAGATGCTCCTTTTTTCATCGAAAAATAGTCGCGTTATACTATTTCAACTTGGCCATGTCCTCATAGCGATTGCGCAAGTGCAACTGCCGCCCCCTCATCCCCTGGCCCCTTCTCCCCCGCGCGCGGGGGAGAAGGGGAAAAACTAACGGGGATTGGCGCGGCGGCGTAGCCGCCGCGCCAATCCCCGGAGACTTGCTCCCCCACCCAGCGAAGCTGGGAGGGGGCTGGGGGGAGGGCAGAATTTGGCGGTGTGCCGTGTGCTCATGCGACATGCACATGGGGACATTTCCAATTTGAAACAGTATTAGCCAGATGCGCTTAGCCGTATAACGCATTGAACAGATACCCTGTGATGACAATCGCCAGCGCGATGACGGCGACGAATGTGGCAATCAACTGGGGTTTCAGCACGCGCCGCAGGATGATCATCTCCGGCAGGCTTAACCCGATGACCGACATCATGAACGCGAGCACCGTGCCCAGCCCCGCACCTTTTTCCATCAACGCACTGACGATCGGGATGATGCCAGCCGCGTTCGAGTAGAGTGGAATGCCTAGCAAGACGGCCGCTGGAACTGACCACCAGGCCTGCGTTCCCATGATGCCGGCCAGCGCGCTTTCCGGCACGTAACCGTGGATGCCGGCGCCAACCGCAATGCCGACAACCACATACACCCAGACCTTGCCGACGATCTCCCGAACGGCTTGCCAGGATCGCTCAATGCGCTGCGGGGCGCCAAGGTGCTCTTCCACGCCCCCGCCGCTCTGTATCGACCAGACGAAGTCCTCGACATAGCGCTCCATCTTTAAGCGTCCGATAACTATCCCTGCGGTAATAGCAATCGCAAGTCCTGACGCGATGTAGAGCGCGGTAACCTGCCAGCCGAACAGCCCGAAGAGCAAGACGACAGCCACTTCATTGATGGTCGGCGCGGCAATCAAAAACGAGAAGGTCACGCCCAATGGAATGCCCGACTCGACGAATCCAATGAACAGGGGCACCGCCGAACAGGAACAGAATGGCGTTACGATACCGAGCAATGCAGCGAGCACATTGCCGATACCTTCACGCCTGCCGCCAAGCAACGCGCGCGTGCGCTCCGGACTGAAGAACGTGCGAATAAGCGAGACGAGGAATACCATGCCTGACAGCAGCCACAAGATCTTCGGCACATCGTACAAGAAGAACGCGACGGCCTGCCCGAGTTGCGAGTCGCGGGAGAGCGCCAGCATGCCATAGGCTATCCAGTTTGCCAGGAGCTCAATACTGCTGTAGGTGGCCCACCAAAGTACAGCGGCGAGGATCAAGACCAGGTAAGTCCGCCACGCCGCGCCTGGCGCGGCGTGCAGCTTGACCACAGAAGCAAGATTCACCGTGCCCCCCCAAGACGTGTTCTCATGCCACCGCTGTGACCTCGCGGATCCATTCGCGCACCTGCGCTTTGGTCGGCAATTCCGTGCCGCCGGACCAGACCAGTTGCTCGTTGATAACCAGCCCGGGCGGCTCGCCCGTCAGGTAGCGCTCCATTTGCCGTTCCGCCGCGACCTTCTCGACGATCGCGTCGCGGATTCCCATCTCCGCCAACACCTGCATCACGAGCAGTTCGAGTTTCAGGCAGTTGGCGCAACTCGGGCCGAGAATCTTGACGTTCATCGCAAGCTCTTTTCTGTTAAACCGATGTGCAGCGCGGGCACGGGCACTTGTCCAGCGCACGCGGGCTGATTCGCACATCACGGAATGCTTCTGCATGCCCAATGATTTCGCCTACGGTGTCGAGCAATAAGAACACGCGCGGATCACGGATGCGATAATAGATCCTCACTCCTTCTCGATAATCTGCCACCAGACCCGCGTCGCGCAAGTACGCGAGTTGCTGCGATACATAGGGTTGCCGCTGGTCAAGCAGCGCGGTCAGGTGACAGACGCATTGCGCGTTGTCACGCAGCGCCACCAGCAGGCGCAGACGCTCGGGATGAGCCAGCACTTTGAGCAAATTGGCGGGCCGTACCAGCTTGTCAATCTTGGATTGCATGTTCATTCAATTTTCTGAATATAGTGACGGAAAATAAACGGCGGACAATCCGCTACAATAAATCTATCACGGAGTGCTTGCGTCTTATAGTGATAAGCGTCCCGGGATTAGCAGGCTAATTGTCACGCGGAGCGTCCATCGATTGACTGCCCAGCCGCCCGCTCAATCACTGACTGGGGCTACTTTTGCCCGGGCGCTGACCATTCTCTCGCTGGATCACGGCGAGCAACAACTGGATGCGCACCTGAAGCTGTTGGGCGGTCTGTACGAACGCACGGCGGCGCTCAGGCTCGGACTCAAGCGCGGACGGGTCCGCGAAGCTCCAGTGGATGCGCTCCGGGTCGCCGGGGAAGATGGGACAGCTTTCGCGCGCGCGGTCGCACACGGTGATCACATAGTCGAACCGCTGGCCGATAAACTCGGTGCTGGATTTCGAGCGCAGACCGCTGGTTTCAATGCCCATCGCGCGGAGCGTTTCAATACTGAGCGGGTGGACGCGCGACGGCTCGCTGCCCGCGCTGATGACGTCAACTCGCTCACTACCCAGGTGGCGCAGGATGGCCTCCGCCATCTGTGAACGCGCGCTGTTGTGGGTGCAGAGGAACAGCACGCGCGCGCGCCGCGTGAGATGCGCATCCGCCGCGATGGGCGCAGCATTCGCGTTGAGCGAGGGGTGGAGCGCATCGCCGCTGGCCGCCAGCAGTACGCGCAGGTGCCCCAGGTCCGCGCTGTAGTAGACGGCGCGGCTGTCGGCGCTGCTGCGCCGCTCGGTAACCAGGCCGTGGGCTTTCAGACGCTTGAGGTGATACGACACCAGGTTGATCGGGCGTCCAACCACCCGAACAAGTTCGTGGACACGCCGGTCGCTGCGCGCCAGCGCGGTCAGAATCTGCCAGCGGATTTGATGATCCAGCAGGGTCAGGACGGGCGGGAGTGCGGTTGTCGCGCGCATCGCGGGATTCTCCAAGTCAAAATATATTTCAATTTGGTTTGAAGTAACTTTACAACCGTACGCATCACTCGTCAAGCGCGCTAAACGGTACGGGGCATACCGGCCTTACGCCCTCCGACAGTTTCGAGCACGCCACGAGCCGTTTGTTGGGATTTGGAAGTTGGGGCTTGGGAGCTTGTCGTTGGGTATACCGCAAAAGTGTCGGGATCGCACGGCCAGCCAGACTGTCATTCCGGCACGTTTTTGGCCGGAATCCACTTAAACCGCGCGCCACAAAAGCCTTAGATTCCGGTGGGAGTGGATGCCGGCTAACTACTTGCCGGCATGACGATCTACGGCATCTCCGACAGTTCAACGGTATACCCTTTGTCGTCAGCAGTTCTCAATTTGGCTTTGGCTGATACTTTCCAATGCCGGCTTGTCATGTGGTGGTGCTCGGCGCTTATCGCGCAAGCCGATTCGACGAGTACGCCGTGCTGCCCTCCCCCCGACCCCCTCCCAACGAAGTTGGGAGGGGGAGCGATTCGATGGGGAGGTGCGCGGCGGCGCAGCCGCCGCGCACCTCCCCGTTAGCTTTTCCCCTTCTCCCCCGCGCGTGGGGGGAGAAGGGGCCAGGGGGTAACCTGGTGGACAGACTCCAAAATGAGAATTGCTGCTTTGTCGTTCCAGTGCTTGCTCTCCCCCGACGCGCGGCTTATAATGAATGTCGCATGCGGCATTACGCCGCGTATCCTCCTCACGACGAGGCACAGCATGACAGAAACGATGCGGGCGATCTTCAAGACGCACGCGGGCCGCGGGCTCGAAATGCGCGAAACGCCCATTCCGCAGGCCGGTCCCAACGATGTGCTGATCAAGGTCAAAGCGACATCGATTTGCGGCACCGACCTGCATATTTATAACTGGGATCCATGGGCGGCCGGCCGCCTGAAACCGCCGCTGATTGTCGGTCACGAGCTATGCGGCGAGGTGGTTGAGGTCGGCAGCCAGGTCGCGACACACAAGCCGGGCGACTTCGTCTCGGCGGAGAGCCACATCGTCTGCGGGTATTGCGACCTGTGCCGCACCGGCAACGGGCACATTTGCCGCAACACCAAGATCATCGGCGTCGACCGCGACGGCTGCTGGGCCGACTACGTCGCGCTGCCGGCCGTCAACGCGTGGATCAACCCGCCGGACTACCCGGTGGACTTCGCCGTGCTGGAGGAAAACCTGGGCAACGCCGTACATACGGCGTTCGCGGTGGACCTGCGCGCAATGAAGGTGCTGGTGACCGGCTGCGGCCCGGTCGGGCTGATGACGATCCTGGTGGCGAAAGCGATCGGCGCGCGGGCGGTCTACGCGACCGACGTCAGCCCGTACCGGCTGGCGCTGGCGAAGCAGTGCGGCGCCGATGTGACGCTGAATCCGAAGACAGAAAACATCGTGGACAGCGTGCGCGACCTGACGCGCGGCGAAGGCGTAGACGTGCTGCTGGAGATGAGCGGCGCGCCGTCGGCGATCACACAAGGGTTCACGGTGCTTAAATTCGGCGGCAAAGCGGCCCTACTGGGACTGCCGTCCGCGCCAATCGAGTTCGATTTGTCAAACCTGGTCATCTTCAAGGGCGCGACGGTGGTTGGCGTGGTCGGGCGCGAACTGTGGCAGACCTGGTACCAGATGCGCGGGTTGCTGCGCTCGAACGCGATCGACCTGAAGCCGATCGTCACGCACCATTACCGGCTCGACGAGTTCGAGCAGGCGGTCGCGACGATGGCGAGCGGCGAGAGCGGCAAAGTAGTGATGAAGCCATAGAACTAACCGCAAAGCGCGCAAAGAACGCAAAGAAAACCAAGGCTGTCCTTCGCGCCCTTTGCGTCCTTTGCGGTGCAATAAGGAGAACCATGAGCGACAAACTGGCCTGGGTGCGCGAGGAGATCGCCGCGCTGAAGGCACAGGGGCTGTACAGCAATGTCCGCACGATCTCGTCGCCGCAGGGCGCGACGATCATCGTCGAGGGCCGGCCGGTCCTCAACTTCTGCTCGAACAACTACCTCGGGCTGGCGAACGATGACCGGCTGAAGGCGGCCGCGACGGCGGCGGTGCAGGCGTGGGGCGTGGGCCCCGGCGCGGTGCGCACGATCGCCGGGACGACCGACCTGCACGTAAAACTGGAGCGGCGGCTGGCTGAGTTCAAGGGCGCCGAGTCGGCGATCACGTTCCAGTCGGGCTACACGGCGAACCTGGCAACGATCGCCGGTCTGCTGGCGAAAGAGGACGTCGTCTTCTCCGACGAGCTGAATCACGCGAGCATCATCGACGGCTGCCGGCTGTCGGGCGCGCGCATCGCGCGCTACAAGCACAACGACGCAGCCGACCTGCGGCGCGTGATCCGTGAAACGACTGACTACCGGCGCGGTATGATCATCAGCGACGGCGTGTTCAGCATGGACGGCGACCTGGCGCCGCTGCCGGCGCTGGTCGAGGTGGCCGAGGAGTTCAACCTGCTGCTGATGGTGGACGACGCGCACGGCGAGGGCGTGGTCGGGCATGGCGGGCGCGGCGCCGTTGACCACTTCGGCATGCAGGGACGCGTGGACATCGAGATCGGCACCATGAGCAAGGCGTTCGGCGTGATGGGCGGCTACGCGGCCGGGCGCGCGGAGATCACCGAGTGGCTGCGCCAGCGCGGGCGCGCATTCCTGTTCTCATCGGCGCCGACGGCGGCGGACGTGGCGGCGTGCCTCGCGGCCGTGGATATTCTCGAAGGCTCGACGGTGCTGGTGGACCGCCTATGGGAGAACGCGCGGCTGTTCAAGGCGGCGATGAAGAAGATCGGGTTCGACACCGGCGTGAGCGAGACGCCGATCACGCCGGTGATGCTGGGCGAGGCGCCGCTGGCGCAGCAGTTCTCCCGGCGGCTATTCGAACTGGGCGTGTTTGCGACCGCGATCGGCTTCCCGACGGTGCCGCGTGGCAAGGCGCGCATCCGCGTGATGGTCAGCGCGGCGCACAGCCAGGACGACCTGGAGCGCGGGCTGGCGGTGTTCGAGCAGGCGGGCAAGGAACTGGGCGTGGTGAAGTAGCGGGCACGCTGAATAATACTGTTTCCAGTTAGCTGCGTCCTCAACTGTCATGTTGAGCGCGAAGACAAGTCCATTGTCCTATGAGCACGCTAGGCGCGCGAAACATCTGAAGTGCTGCCTTTGTGATGCCTAGCGCGCGAAGCGTGTGCTAAGCGCAAGTCGGACCTTCGCGCTCGGCTTGACAACTATAGGGCGCAAGCAGCTTGAATCAGTACAACACGAGAAACGCCTTTCCGGGTTTGATCCCAGCAGGGCGTTTTGGGTTGGCGGGACGCTCAGGTCCTTCGCGCGCGAGGCGTAACCGGCAATACTGCGCCTTGCGTTCGCGCTCAGGACGACAAGAAGAGGGCGGCTCGCGAGCCGCCCCTACTTTGGAAATCTACGCCGTTTTGACGGCGGCCGCAGACTGCAGGCCGAGCTCTTCGACGCTTGCCTGGCGCATGAGATACTTCTGCACCTTGCCGGTGACGGTCATCGGGAAGGCGTCTACGAACTTCACGTAGCGCGGGATCTTGTAGTGCGCGATCTTGCCGCGGCAGAACTCGCGGATATCGTCGGCGGTGGCGGTGCTGCCATCGCGCAGCTTCACCCAGGCCATGATCTCCTCGCCGTATTTCACATCCGGCACGCCAATCACTTGCACATCCTGCACGGCGGCGTTGGTGTACAGGAACTCCTCGATCTCGCGCGGGTAGACGTTCTCGCCGCCGCGAATGATCATGTCCTTGATGCGTCCGACGATGTTGACGTAGCCCTCGTCGTCCATCGTTGCCAGGTCGCCGGTGTGCATCCAGCGCGCCGTGTCGATCGACTGGCGCGTGGCGTCCGGGTTGTTCCAGTAGCTGAGCATGATGCTGTAGCCGCGCGTGCAAAGCTCGCCCGTTTCTCCGACCGGCACGACCTGCCCGGTGCCGGGGTCGATGATCTTGACCTCGACGTGCGGGTGTACCTGCCCGACGGTGCCGACCTGCTTCGCCAGCGGCGTGCCGATGCGCGTCTGGAAGCTGACCGGGCTTGTCTCGGTCATGCCGTAGCAGATCTCGACCTCGGTCATGTGCATGAGCGACTGGACCTGCTTCATGACCTCGACCGGACAGGGCGAGCCGGCCATGACGCCGGTACGCAGCGAGGTTAGGTCGTAGCGGCCAATGTCGGGGTGATTCAATTCGGCAATGAACATGGTCGGCACGCCGTAGAGCGCGGTCGCCTTCTCGGCCTGCACCGCCTCCAGCACCGCCTGCGGGTCGAAGCCGTCGCTCGGGTAGATCATCGCCGCGCCGTGCGTGACACAGCCGAGATTGCCCATGACCATGCCAAAGCAGTGATAGAGTGGCACGGGGATGACCAGCCGGTCGCGATCGCTGAAGCGCATCGTCTCGGCGACGAAGTAGCCGTTGTTGAGGATGTTGTGATGGCTGAGTGTCGCGCCCTTCGGGTAGCCGGTCGTGCCGCTGGTGTACTGGATATTGATCGGATCGTCGAACTCCTGCTGGCGCTGGCGCTCGGCCAACTGCTCCGCGCTGACGGCGTCCGCCAGCGCCAGCAAGCCGCCCCACGTCAACATGCCAGGCGCCGGCTCGACGCCGAGGCGCACCACGCAGCGCAGGTCGGGCAGTTGCGCGGCGTGCAACTGGCCGGGCGCGGCATCGCGCAGTTCCGGCGCGAGGTCGAGGACCATTTGCGTGTAGTCAGAGCTCTTGAACTGCGGCGCGATCACCAGATACATGCAGCCCGACTGCTTGAGCGCGTACTGCAACTCGTGCACGCGATACGAAGGATTGATATTGACGAGGATGGCGCCGATCTTGCTGGTCGCAAACTGCGTGATGGCCCACTCGGCACGGTTGGGCGCCCAGATGCCGACGCGCTCGCCCTTCTGCACGCCGAGCGCCATCAGTGCACGAGCGCAGCGGTCGACCTCGGCTTTCAGCGCGGCGTAGGTGTAGCGCAAGTTCTGGTGCCGCGAGATCAACGCGTCGCTGTCCGGCCAGCGCGCGGCCGTCTGATCGAACAGGTCGCCGATGGTGACGCCGAGCAAAGGCTTCTCGCTGGCGCCGCTGGTGTAGCTCCACTGCACGCTCATGGCAACTCCTCCCTCAGAGTGATGGGCGCGAACGGGCCGGGATGGATCAGTCGGTTTTCGCGCGGGGGTACGAGCCGAGCACTTTCACGCGCATGGCGCGCTCGCGCAGGTCGGCAAGCGCGGCGCTGACGTTCTCATCGTCCATGTGGCCGTCGAAGTCGCAATAGAAGACGTAATCCCACGTCTTGAGCCGGAATGGGCGCGACTCGATCTTGATCAGATTGACGCCGCGCGTGGCGAACGCGCCGAGGCAGTGATAGAGCGAGGCGGGCACGTTCGGCGTGACGAAGACGATGGAGGTCTTGTAGGCGGTGCCGGCCTGCGGCTGCACCGGCGCAGCGCCGGGCACCAGCACCACGAAGCGGGTGCGGTTGTTCGGGTTGGTCTGGATGCCCTCGGCGAGCATGTTCAGGCCGTACAGTTCGCCGGCGCGCGCGCTGGCGATCGCCGCCGCGTCGCGCCAGCCGTTGTCGCGCACGAGCCGGGCGCTGCCGGCCGTGTCCTGCGTGGCGATCTTCTCCGCGCCGAGTCTGGCGATGTACTCCTCGCACTGGGCGAGCGCCTGCGGGTGCGAGTAGATCTTCTTCACGTCGGACAGCGCGACGCCGGGCAGGGCGAGCAGGCAGTGACGCACCGGCAGATCGACCTCGCCGACGATCGGCAGGTCGTGCTCCAGCAGCAGGTCGTAGGTATCGTTGATGCTGCCGGCCTGCGAGTTCTCGATCGGGATGACGCCGGCATCGGCGCGGCCCGCGATGAGGGCGTCGAAGGCATCGACGAACCAGCGGCACGGCACGATCTCGACGTCGCCGAAATAGAGGCGCGCGGCCGACTCGCTGAACGAACCCGGCTCACCCTGAATGGCGATCTTCATTGGGACGATCCTTGCCACATGGAATTAGCATCGTTGAAAGGGAGATGGGGCGCATTGCAATGCGCCCCTATAGACACCTCAAACCGTTCACTGTTTACTGATCACTGACGACTGGCTACTGCCGACTGGTTGCTACCTCACCGCCCCGCTGCCACAGGTGATGCCTCGGCGCGAGCGACGGCGGCAGCCGGGTTCCGGGCACGGCCCTCCTTGATCATGAACGAAGCGATCGCGCCCAGCCCGGCAACAACCACATTGGCGATGATGATTGCCGTGTAGTTATGCAGGAGGTCGTAGTCCAGGCCGCCGAGGTACGAGCCGATGGCCGAGCCGACGGTCATGAACGTGTAGATCACGCCAAACAGGAAGCCGGCCGATTGGCGGCCCCACGTCTCAGCAGTGACAGCAGCCGAAAGCGGCGTGGTGGACGTCCATGAGAGGCCAAGCGTGACCGCGAAAAAGAAGAGCGTGATCTCGTTGTTGGCGAAGTACAGGATGGCGAAGGCCAGGCCGCGCAACGCGTAGGTGATGCCGAGTGGCACGCGGCGGCCGATGCGGTCCGACCAGCGGCCCATGAGGACGGCGCCGATGATGCTGAACAGGCCCGACATGCCCAGATCGTTGGCGGCGACCATCTCGTGGACGCCCATGTCGCTGGCGTAGGCCATGAAATGCACGTTGGCAAATGACATCGTGAAGCCGCACGCGAACACCCCCATCAGCAACTGCCAGAACGTCGGGTGGCGCATGGCGTCCCAGAGCGAGGTGCGCCCGCCGTCGGCCGCGTGGGCCTCCGCTCTCACTTCGGCCGTCTCGGTGGGCGGGTTGCGCAGCAGCAGCAGCACCAGCGGCAGCATTACAATCAGCATGACCACCGACAGGGTCTGATACGACATGCGCCAGCCGCCGCTGACCATGAGATACGTGGCGATCGGCGTGATCAGTAACTGGCCAAAGGCGACGCCCGCCATGGCCAGCGAGAGCGCCGTGCCGCGGCTGCGCGCCGCGAACCAGCGGCTGACCATCGCCGACGAGACTGCTGGAGACGCCAGCGCAAAGCCGATCGCACCGAAGACGCCATAGATCAGATAGACCTGCCAGAGGTCGGTCACGAACGACATTGCGAACAGTACGAGGCCGGAGATCACGAAACCGACCGTCAACGTCAGCCGCCCGCCGAAACGGTCGGCCAGCCAGCCGCTGGCGATCTGAAAAGCGCTGACGAGGATCAGGCTCAGCGAGGGCACTGCCGAGAGGGCGCTGCGGCCCCAGTGAAACTCCTCGGTCAGCGTCTTGAAGACGACGTTAAAGGTGTAGCGGCTGCCGCTGGACATGGCGAACATGCCCATCAGCGTGAAGACGACGATCCAGCCGTAAAACAGTTTCTTATTCGACATCGTATTCCCTGGTTGATTTGTAATGAAGTCTGCCAACTACAGCTTCGGCGGCTGGCCGTGGGCGACCACCACCAGATTATCGCCGAACGCGACGACCTGCGTCTTGGCCGGGTTGAGCATCGTCGAATCGCGCCGCTGGAGACCGATCAGGATTGCGCCGTGGTCGCGGCGCAGGCTGTGCAGCAGCTCGTCGAACGATTTGCCGGCCAGCGAAGGCGGCGCGGGCACCACAAACACCTCGGCGCTCTGGTCAATGCGCATCAGCGTGCTGAAGACATGGCCGACGCCGGGATTGAGCGCGGTGCGCGCCAGCAATCCGCCCGCCAACTCGCTGCTGGCGACCATCTCGTCGGTCTTGGTGCGCGAGAAGTGGCGGCGGTTCTGCGGATCGCGCACCTCCGCCACGGTGTAGACTTTCGAGTTCGCGCTCTCGACGGCCAGCGAGGTCAGCACGGTGCGCGCGTCCACCGACGCGGAATCGCCGCCGCGCGTGTCGTCGGCCAGCAGGATTGCAGACGTCGCCGCATCGGCGGAAGCGCGCTGCAGATCGGCGTCGAGCGTCGGATCGCCGCGCACAAACTTGATATGCGTGTTCGGCAGGGGATTCTCCGGCAGATCGGCCAGCAGGACCACGTCTACGCCGTGCCCGTACGCTTCCTGCTGGAGCACCTTCACCATCTCTTTGGCGTAGGAGTTCCAGCCGCAGACCAGAATATGTCCCTTCACATCGAAATCGC
This window harbors:
- the pheA gene encoding prephenate dehydratase — its product is MKIAIQGEPGSFSESAARLYFGDVEIVPCRWFVDAFDALIAGRADAGVIPIENSQAGSINDTYDLLLEHDLPIVGEVDLPVRHCLLALPGVALSDVKKIYSHPQALAQCEEYIARLGAEKIATQDTAGSARLVRDNGWRDAAAIASARAGELYGLNMLAEGIQTNPNNRTRFVVLVPGAAPVQPQAGTAYKTSIVFVTPNVPASLYHCLGAFATRGVNLIKIESRPFRLKTWDYVFYCDFDGHMDDENVSAALADLRERAMRVKVLGSYPRAKTD
- a CDS encoding glycine C-acetyltransferase, encoding MSDKLAWVREEIAALKAQGLYSNVRTISSPQGATIIVEGRPVLNFCSNNYLGLANDDRLKAAATAAVQAWGVGPGAVRTIAGTTDLHVKLERRLAEFKGAESAITFQSGYTANLATIAGLLAKEDVVFSDELNHASIIDGCRLSGARIARYKHNDAADLRRVIRETTDYRRGMIISDGVFSMDGDLAPLPALVEVAEEFNLLLMVDDAHGEGVVGHGGRGAVDHFGMQGRVDIEIGTMSKAFGVMGGYAAGRAEITEWLRQRGRAFLFSSAPTAADVAACLAAVDILEGSTVLVDRLWENARLFKAAMKKIGFDTGVSETPITPVMLGEAPLAQQFSRRLFELGVFATAIGFPTVPRGKARIRVMVSAAHSQDDLERGLAVFEQAGKELGVVK
- the tdh gene encoding L-threonine 3-dehydrogenase, whose protein sequence is MTETMRAIFKTHAGRGLEMRETPIPQAGPNDVLIKVKATSICGTDLHIYNWDPWAAGRLKPPLIVGHELCGEVVEVGSQVATHKPGDFVSAESHIVCGYCDLCRTGNGHICRNTKIIGVDRDGCWADYVALPAVNAWINPPDYPVDFAVLEENLGNAVHTAFAVDLRAMKVLVTGCGPVGLMTILVAKAIGARAVYATDVSPYRLALAKQCGADVTLNPKTENIVDSVRDLTRGEGVDVLLEMSGAPSAITQGFTVLKFGGKAALLGLPSAPIEFDLSNLVIFKGATVVGVVGRELWQTWYQMRGLLRSNAIDLKPIVTHHYRLDEFEQAVATMASGESGKVVMKP
- a CDS encoding MarR family transcriptional regulator translates to MRATTALPPVLTLLDHQIRWQILTALARSDRRVHELVRVVGRPINLVSYHLKRLKAHGLVTERRSSADSRAVYYSADLGHLRVLLAASGDALHPSLNANAAPIAADAHLTRRARVLFLCTHNSARSQMAEAILRHLGSERVDVISAGSEPSRVHPLSIETLRAMGIETSGLRSKSSTEFIGQRFDYVITVCDRARESCPIFPGDPERIHWSFADPSALESEPERRRAFVQTAQQLQVRIQLLLAVIQRENGQRPGKSSPSQ
- a CDS encoding TM0996/MTH895 family glutaredoxin-like protein, producing MLTIKVLGSGCANCKKVEAVARQAVTRLGLAAQVVKVTDYAEIMKYGVLSTPGLVIDEKLFCAGRIPGEGEVAAWLASASTSATRE
- the arsB gene encoding ACR3 family arsenite efflux transporter, which gives rise to MQQLSLLDRFLPLWIFAAMALGILLGALWPGVKDAFNALSVGTVSLPIAVGLLWMMYPVLAKVKYEELGKVAQAWEQFGVSLALNWIIGPIIMFVLAWLLLPDLPHYRTGLIIVGLARCIAMVLIWNMLAGGDSEYCAALVALNSVFQIVMYSPLAYLFLVVVPGWFGMAGTAVSIGMWDIAQSVLIFLGIPLAAGIATRFVLIRRRGLVWYETQLMPRLGPTALVGLLFTIVVMFSMQGDKILAAPLDVLRVAVPLVVYFIIMFFVSFGLSLWRKFPYELAATQSFTAASNNFELAIAVAIGTFTIASQEALATVIGPLIEVPVLIGLVYVSLWIKRTWFSAESSSTI
- a CDS encoding thioredoxin family protein, with amino-acid sequence MNVKILGPSCANCLKLELLVMQVLAEMGIRDAIVEKVAAERQMERYLTGEPPGLVINEQLVWSGGTELPTKAQVREWIREVTAVA
- a CDS encoding winged helix-turn-helix transcriptional regulator, which encodes MQSKIDKLVRPANLLKVLAHPERLRLLVALRDNAQCVCHLTALLDQRQPYVSQQLAYLRDAGLVADYREGVRIYYRIRDPRVFLLLDTVGEIIGHAEAFRDVRISPRALDKCPCPRCTSV
- a CDS encoding AMP-binding protein, which gives rise to MSVQWSYTSGASEKPLLGVTIGDLFDQTAARWPDSDALISRHQNLRYTYAALKAEVDRCARALMALGVQKGERVGIWAPNRAEWAITQFATSKIGAILVNINPSYRVHELQYALKQSGCMYLVIAPQFKSSDYTQMVLDLAPELRDAAPGQLHAAQLPDLRCVVRLGVEPAPGMLTWGGLLALADAVSAEQLAERQRQQEFDDPINIQYTSGTTGYPKGATLSHHNILNNGYFVAETMRFSDRDRLVIPVPLYHCFGMVMGNLGCVTHGAAMIYPSDGFDPQAVLEAVQAEKATALYGVPTMFIAELNHPDIGRYDLTSLRTGVMAGSPCPVEVMKQVQSLMHMTEVEICYGMTETSPVSFQTRIGTPLAKQVGTVGQVHPHVEVKIIDPGTGQVVPVGETGELCTRGYSIMLSYWNNPDATRQSIDTARWMHTGDLATMDDEGYVNIVGRIKDMIIRGGENVYPREIEEFLYTNAAVQDVQVIGVPDVKYGEEIMAWVKLRDGSTATADDIREFCRGKIAHYKIPRYVKFVDAFPMTVTGKVQKYLMRQASVEELGLQSAAAVKTA
- a CDS encoding permease; the encoded protein is MLALSRDSQLGQAVAFFLYDVPKILWLLSGMVFLVSLIRTFFSPERTRALLGGRREGIGNVLAALLGIVTPFCSCSAVPLFIGFVESGIPLGVTFSFLIAAPTINEVAVVLLFGLFGWQVTALYIASGLAIAITAGIVIGRLKMERYVEDFVWSIQSGGGVEEHLGAPQRIERSWQAVREIVGKVWVYVVVGIAVGAGIHGYVPESALAGIMGTQAWWSVPAAVLLGIPLYSNAAGIIPIVSALMEKGAGLGTVLAFMMSVIGLSLPEMIILRRVLKPQLIATFVAVIALAIVITGYLFNALYG